Part of the Thermococcus sp. 18S1 genome, GCGAGCTGTTTAGCGAGGATTCAATTCCCGCGGTGAGCGGGGGTATACTCTTCCTTGAACTGTACCGTTTCCTTGGGGACGATGACCCGTTCAACGGCTACAAGGAGACCTCCACGAGGCTGGCCCGCAAGGTGGCCCGGGACATTGGGGTTCCGAAGGATTTCAAAGCCGCCCTCAAGCTGGCGATAGCGGGTAACGTCATAGACTTCGCCGTTGGCTACGACCCCTCAAAGATGGAGGAGGACATCTTCGGGGTGACCGGGGAGGAGCTTAGGGTAGACCACAGCGATGAGCTTCTCAGGGCGCTGGAGAACGCCGGGGTGCTGCTTTACCTCACCGATAACTGCGGGGAGGTGTACTTTGACAGGCTCCTTCTTGAGTTCATACGCAGGAGATTTCCCGGCCTGAGGATATACGTGGCGGCGAAGGACGGTCCGATAATCAATGACGCCACGGTCGCGGACCTGCTGGAGGCGGGGTTCAACGAGTTTGCTGAAGTTATATCCACGGGCTCCAGACTTCCGGGCACTCCACTTGAACACTCCTCCGGAGAGTTCAGGAGAATCTTCAACGCCGCCGACGTCATAATCGCCAAGGGACAGGCCAACTTTGAGACTCTGAGCGACCTGGGGGACAGCAGGGTGTTCTTCCTCCTCAAGGCCAAGTGTCCTCCAATCGCCCGCGAGCTTGGTGTCGAGAGGGGTTCACTGCTCTGTGTGAGGGGCGGAAAAATAGACGATTGACGATATTATCTTTGACGAATGTCTATTAGAAACCTTTTTATATTTTCAAGTGGTATATACTTATGGTGATATCTGTGACAACGGTAATTCGGAAAGATGCAGAAAGGTTTTTGAGGGAGTTAAGGGCTCATTACGGCGATGCCTGGAGGATGCCGCGCAGTAACTACCTGTCCAAGCCAGATTTCGTTGTGATCGACCCCAAGAGCGGCAAAAAGACAAAAGTAAGCTTCGTTTCCCTTGACGATGGTGAAGTCGTTGGTGTCGTTTACGACGACCTTGGCTGAATTTTCGCTTTTTGACTAATTGTGCCTATTCTGTTTTGGCCGTTGGAAACCATTAAATACTTCCATATCGTAAATTTTCCGGTGGAAATAATGGCCGCCGATGTTTACCGCGAGGCCCTTCGGCTGGCCTCTGATATACGGGACAAGTACCTGCGAGCAGTCACCTACGCTAAAATTGGCTATTATATGCACAGAGCCAAGAATCCTGAGTACGGGACTGCGTTTAAGTACGCCTTCAACGCGGTCGCCTCCATCGAGAACCCAGTTCTGGCAGTCAGGGCTCTCATGGAGATAGGCACCTACCTTCAGCTGGCAGGAAAGAAGACGTCCAGAAAAGTCTTTGGACAGGCCCACGATGCAGTGCTCGACTTCCCCCAACCTCTCCGCGACGACCTCCTCAGTGAGCTGGTAGTGAGGCTTCTGGAGCTTGACCTAGTTGATGATGCCCTTTTCTACGTTGCCGACATTGAGGATACCGTAAAGCGCAACGACCTCCTTCTGAAGATACTCCGTGCGTACCTGAATCGCGGTAACATGCGCAGGGCCGCGAAGATAATTGAGCAGATTGATGAGGAGCCCTGGCACTCAATAGCGGCAATCGAAGCAGTGAAGGAGCACCTTAAACGGGAGGAGTTCGGCAGTGCAATACGCGCCCTGTCGGAACTCAGGAGTGACTATTGGCTTGGCGAGGCCATGAGGGAGGTTGCTGTATATCTGAAAACGTCCGATGTCCCCAAAGCGACATATGAGAAGTTTGTGGATATCGCGCTATCGCTCTCCGGGGAGACGGGTTCGGATATCCTCAACTCACTTCTAATCGGCCTTGGGAACCAGGGTGAGCTTGAGTTCGTCATGGGAATACTGAAACGGCTGCCTCCAGAGCAGAGAATCACTGTACTTGAGGGAATCGTCAAGGTATCCGCCGACAGGGAGGAGATACTCTCCAGGCTGCTGGAACTCCTGAAGGGGGAGGAGTTTGAACATATAGCCGGTTTTGTGGTGGATCAGCTGCTCTCCAGGCCCATCAGCGAGAGGTATTCAGGTCTTGTTAAGTCAATAGGTGAGAGAACCAGAGATGATGCTGTCCTCGTTAAAGTCGCCACGTACCTCTCCAAGCTCAGAGACTTTGACGGTGCGTGGAAATTTGCCTCCCGCGTTCGCGGCCACTACCTCCGTTCGCTGGCATTTGGCAGCATAGCTGTGGCGAAGCTCAATGCCGGGGATATAGACGGGGCCATCGATGCCGCCCTTGAGGTGAAGGACGCCAAGTGGGGTTCCTGGCTCCTCAGCGAGATACTGACGAAGATACTGGAACTCCAGACCGAGGGAGAGGTTAGGGAGGACATCGAAGAGCGGGCGGAATACCAGAGGGGACTCTGGGAAAAGGGCTAACGTTTTAAGCCCTCCTCCGTTTCTTCCCCTAGGTGATACCATGCCGAGGATAGCAATTATTGGAGGTTCCGGAGTCTACGACCCGAAGCTGCTTCAGAACATAAGGGAGGAGTTCGTAAGCACTCCCTATGGAAAGGTCAGGGTGAAGATAGGCGAGTACGACGGGGAGGAAATAGCCTTCCTGGCGAGGCACGGCGAGGGGCACAGCGTTCCGCCGCACAAGATAAACTACCGCGCCAACATCTGGGCGCTCCACGAGCTCGGTGTCGAGAGGATTCTCTCAACTTCCGCCGTGGGCTCGCTCAACGAGGCCATGAAGCCGGGCGACTTCGTCGTTCTCGACCAGCTTATTGACTTCACCAAGACGAGGCACTACACATTCTACGACGGCGACGACAGCCCGCACGACAGGAAGTTCGTTGCCCATGTGGACTTCACAGACCCCTACTGCCCCGAGCTCAGGAAGGCCCTTATTACAGCTGCCAAGGAGCTTGGCTTTGACTACCACCCAACGGGCACCTACGCCTGCATGGAGGGCCCGAGATTTGAGACGAGGGCCGAGATAAGGGCTCTCAAGATACTCGGCGCCGATGTCGTTGGAATGACCCAGTGCCCCGAGGCAGCTCTAGCCAGGGAGCTGGAGATGTGCTACGCTAGCGTGGCCATAGTCACCAACTTCGCCGCGGGGATAAGCACTCAGAAGCTCACCCACACCGAGGTCGTCGAGCTGATGGCCCAGAAGAGCGAGGAGATCAAGTACCTTCTCATGAAGTCCATCAAGTACATCCCGAAGGAGCGCCACTGCGCCTGCAAGGACGCCCTGAAGGGTGCGACCGGAGAGTGACCCCTCTTCTCTCATTTTGTTACCGATACTGCTTACATTCAGGCGAGTTTGATAACGAAACTGTTTAAAACCTTTGAGTGGAGATATTAGTGGTGATTTCAAAATGATGAAGTACGATGTTGTAGTTGTCGGCGCGAGCGCCGGCGGCATAACCACGGCCCTCGCCGCGAGGCGGTTCTATCCCGACAAGAGCATCCTTGTGATCAAAAAGGAGGACGTTGGGATAATCTCGTGCGGCATTCCGTACGTCTTTGGAACGCTCAAGAGCATCGATGAAGACCTCATCCCCCTCGACATGTTCTTCAAGCCGACAGGCATAGACGTCCTTGTGGACGAGGTGACCCACATAGACCCCAAGGCCAAGCTCGTGAGGACTAGAGGCGGAGAGGAGATTCGGTGGGAAAAGCTCGTCATAGCCACCGGCTCCCGGCCGGTTCTTCCGCAGGTTCCTGGATTTGACCTCGATGGCGTGCACACCATACCCAAGGACTACGAATACCTAAAGGAGCTTAAGGAGAGAGTGAAGGAAGCAGAAAACGTCGTTATAATCGGCGGTGGGTTCATAGCCCTTGAGGTGGGGGACGAGATACGAAAACTCGGAAAGAACGTCACCCTGGTCGTCAGGAGCAGGCTCCTGAGGAACTCATTTGACCCGGAGTTCAGCGAGATGGTGGAGAATAGGCTCCGCGAGGCTGGTGTTGATATTGTTTACGGCCATGTGGAAAGGCTCCTCGGTGGGGGAAGGGTCGAGGGAGTCAAGCTGGTTGATGGCACCGAGCTTCCGGCCGACCTCGTGATATTCTCCATTGGCTACAGGCCGAACGTTGAGCTTGCCGTTAAGGCGGGTCTCAAGGTTACGCGCTACGGCATCTGGACCGACGAGTACATGAGAACCTCCCATCCGGACATCTTTGCGGTTGGAGACTGCGTGGAACACAGGGACTTCTTCACGGGGAAGCCATACACCCTCATGCTGGCTTCAACGGCAACCTTTGAGGCCAGAATAGCCGGAGCGAATCTCTTCAGGCTTCAGATAGTGAGGGAGAACAGGAGAACGATAGGCGTCTACGCCACCCATGTTGCCGGCCTGACCCTCGCGGCGGCAGGCCTCACTGAGGAAGCAGCGAGAAAGGAGGGCTTTGAGGTCATAGTGGGCTACGGAAAGGCCCCGGACAAGCATCCCGCGGTTTTCCCGGGAACTTCCATGATAACTGCGAAGCTGATATTCTCCCGCGACAGGGGAGCTATACTCGGCGCCCAGATAGCCGGCGGGGAGAGTGTAGGAGAAATGATAAACGTCCTCGCGCTGGCGATACAGAAGCGCCTTACCGCGAGCGAGCTCTACACGCTGCAGATAGCGACCCACCCGCTCCTCACGGCGTCCCCTGTGGCCTATCCGATACTTCAGGCGGCCGAGGATGCCCTAGCGAAGCTGCGGACATAACTTTTCCTTCCTTTTAGGTTGAGACGTTCTCGTAAAAGTCATCTTTTTGGGAAAAGCTTCAATAAAAGTTTGTAGCTCTTCTCCCCGGTTGCATTTTTATAAACGGGTTTCTCAACTCAAAGCCGAGGTTTTGGGTGAGAACCAGTTTGAAATCCTGTGAATAGGGTTTAACTCCAAAAGACGCCCACGGGGCGTCAAAAGAAAGCAAACCCATTGTGAGATTGCATTTTTGGGTTGTTCTCCGTGTTAAACGCTCCGATAATGAGAAACCCATTGAAAATTGACACCTCAAGAAGGAGCTACAGACCTTGATCAAACTTCGCGAAGGCGAAGTTTGTTAGAATGGTGCGGTGGCCGGGATTTGAACCCGGGCCAGCGGCGTGGCAGGCATCGGAAATCGGAGTTTTTTGGAAACGAAGGTGGGATATGGGAGTATGCAGGAGTTAAGGGCGAGTTCGGGGAGTGGTTACATAAGAGGAAAGGCCTCGCGGACAGGACGAGGCGGGAATATGTACGTCGGCTGGAGAAGTTCTTCAATAAGTATAAAATACGAACACTCCACGACCTCGAAGCCGCCCTCGAAGCCGAGGGGAACCCCCGGAACCTCGCCAAAGCCCTGAGGAACTACATCGCCTTTCTGTTGGAGAAGGGCGTCATCGACGAGGCCTACTACAACGAACTCAAGAAGCGAATAGTTATCCGCTCGACGGGGACTGACTTATACGTGCCCGACGACGCCGAGGTTCGGGGCTGGTATGAAAAACGCGGCGAGTGGGAGGAGCCCTACCAGTTGGTCTTCGAACTCATACTATTCAGCGGCATCAGGGTATCCGAGGCGTTGAAGGTTCTCAGCGAGTTCGAGCCGTCCCGGCTCCACATCAACGACCAGTATGCTTATTATGATTTAGGGTGGTCGAGAGGTTCGAAGAAGTCGTGGGTGGTCTTTATGCCCCCAGAGCTCGCCAACCGTCTCAAGCGCCTCACGGTCACGGACGATGGGGTGTACAGCTACTTCTCCAAGAGGAAGATCCATCTAAAATATCTCCGCAAGTGGTTCATCAATAAAGCATTGGAAGCCGGGGCACCCGTGAACGTCGTGAAGTTCCTCGCAGGCCATAGCCTATCCGGGGATATAACCTCATTACATTATATAGATATGCTGGGTCAGGCGCGACGCTACTATCCTGACATACTATATAATATACGTACTGCCACAAAAAGTTTATGAACTCAAAAAACCTACCACGTTAAGTTGAAAGGTTTATAAACTCCCAACGCCACATTTTTTATGGTGGGGACAGGGGCACGTAGTCGGCGACCCTGCTGGGACGGGACGTAACAATAGGCCATAACTCACCGCCCCATATTTTCAGTGTTACACGGCCCCCTGTAACCACCAGTTTAAGCAACATCTGATATATAATAAGTTGGTGATTGTGATGGCAGGTGTAAAGGCGAACACGACACAGAAGGTTGAAGTGAAGGACACGTACACGTCGTACGAGGAGATGCTGGACGACGTGGTCGCGTACGTTCTACAGAACGTGGAGGGTGCGGACGAGTACACGTATCTTGCAAGCGCTGAGTACAGTATACACTCAGGAAGCACGCCGTATGACCAGCTGTTCGCGGAGATTGACGCCGGCATCGCATCTTCACTATACAACGACGTCGAGGACTTTGGATACATTGGGTTCATCGAGGGCGACTTCGTTTCCCTGCTCGAGGAGTACCTGTCCAGCTTCGTCGACGCTATGTGTTTCTATGACAACTACGACTATCACGTCGAGCATCTAGACGACGTGTTCGACGGCGTCTACGTTGATTGCTCGACTTACGAGCACTACCTCGACCATCGCGTGGAAGAGTACGCAGACATCGCTGGGATCTCACCCGACGAACTCACCGAGGAAGAACTCAGCGACCTGTCCTGGGACTTCAAGGTCGAAGCCCTCACGGTTAACCTATGTTTCAGTATGCCAGCACGCCTTGTCTATAAGGAGTATACTGAAAACACAGATTTGTGCGGTTGCGTGAGTATAACGTTCTACAAGCAGAACCCGGTCGCCGTCCTGAAAAAGCTCGTCGAGGAGATAAAGAACAGGCGTGGCGAGTGAAACAAGACATTCTCTCTTCCCTTCTGGCTCCTTCTTCAACGCGTATTTTTTCTCATACTTTATGTTGAAAGACTTATAAACTTCCAACGCCATAAGTGATATGGTGGGGGGACAGGCGGGCTCGCGGGGTAAAGTAGTCAGTGACTCGGCTGGAATATGGTGTAACGCCCTTGTGTAACCCACCGTTCCAAATTTTTCGACCCCACGGCCTCTGCCTGTAACCCTCAGTTTAAACCTTAGTCGATATATAATAAGTGGTGAGCGTGATAGTGATGGAGCTGGTAAAGCTGAAAACGAAGCTCTACAACAAGGACAAGCGCCGTTCCGGCCTCGTGTTCATCGCTAAGGGCAAGCTCAACGAAGACGAGCTCGCCCTGTTCAGGAAGCTCGCACAGAAGAAGAAGGTCGTCGGCGGACTGGAGTTCTCAGAGAGCAAGGTCAGCCTGTTCACCACCCGCGTCCACGAGCGCAGGAACGGCTTTGAGGTCATAGTGCCGCGCGCCGTGGCCGACCTTCTGGAGCCCAGCAACATTGACGTCATCGTACAGCTGAGCAGAACGGGGATAACCATAAAGCCCTGTGGAGGTGAGCACTGATGCCGAAGACCTTCACCCTTGAGGATATGATAGATGACGTCGAGGCCAGCATCATAGACACCCCGAAGGAAGTCAGGCCGAGCCTCAAGAAGCTGAAGGCCGGCCTCTTCAAGTACCTCAACGCCGAGGAGCGCCTTGAGCGGGCAAAGGCAAGGAAGGACGCTATGGAGATTGAGGCTACACAGAACGAGCTCGTCCGTGCGGGACAGGACATCAGTAAAGCGCTCGTGGAGTTCGTGAGCGAAGTAGATGACTGGCTTTCCAAGATCGAAGAGAGGGACGACCTCTTTGAGGCGGCCGCCCGCTACAAGGCCGACCCGCTGTCCGTCGGGGAGAAAACACAAGGAGAGCTCCTCAAGGTGACGGGCCGCGCCATTATCCTCCAAGATCTCATCATCAGGATGCTCCACACCCCGAGGCTCATCGACCTCAACAACGCAGTCGAGGTTCTTCTGGAGGGCCTCATCAGCAGGCTGGAAAAGCTCGACGACCTTCGAGTGGTGAACCGCTACGCCTTCGAGCTCCCGGACGCCAGCGACCCCCACTACAAGGTCATACTCCGCCCCTCCAAGAAGGCCGTCTACGTCTACCCGCTGAAGTCCCTCGACGACCTCGTCCCCCTGAACATAGAGATGATACGCAAGGAGCTGGACGACGGCTTCAGGGGAGAGATACTGCTTCTCAGGCCCGACCCAAAGCACACACCGGGGACGCTCAACCTGCGCGAGGTCACGTCAGCGCACCTGTATAGACCCTTCAAGGCGAGGGCACGCGTGATACAGAGCGAGTTCCCGACCACGAGGCTCTACTACGCCCGCGTAGACCCCGAAGATGACATATTCAGGAGAATGTTGCTCCACCAGGAGGCCTACGACGGGCACGGAAAGAGGATAAAGGCCGTCCCCGACCTTCGTAACGTCCGCGTCGACGTGCAGGAGCTCATACTCGAGGACGTTGAGAACAGCGACTTCATAATGCCTGCCTACGTCGAGCACGACCTCGTAGGAAAGCTCGAAGTTGGTAGGGAGTACGTCTTCATCGTGATACCGATTGAAACCGACCCGCAGAAGAGGGAAGGCGGCATCAAGCTCTACATCACAGCGTACGAGGACGCCAGCGCCACCGAACCGACCGAGGAAGACCTCAAGAAGTTCGAGGAGTTCAAGAGGCTCAGCCCCGCTGAGAAGCTCAGGGTGCTCACGGAAGACTTTGCCTGGTTCATCTTTCCGGAACACGCCGGGTTTACCTTGAAAGACCAAGTTCGTACAATGAAGCTCGCTATGCTCCTTTCCGCGCTCAGGGCGTCGAGTGCTCTGGAGAACACGAGGGGGATGATACACACGCTCGTGATAGGTGAGCTGGCCACAGGTAAGAGCGAAGTGGCGAGGGAGCTCGTGAAGATAACGCCGAAGAGCAGGTTCATACAGGTGAAGACGAGCCTCGCCGGCCTCATCGGTACCACCACAAGGCTCGACGGAAAGCAGGTTGTCCGCCCCGGCGTCCTCGCCCAGGTGGACGGCGGGACGGTGGTTATAGATGAGCTGGACAAGTTCAATGAGAAGAAGAAGGAAGAACTCGCCGCCCTCAACAACGCGATGGAGCAGGGGTCGGTAACGATTACCCAGGATGGAACGAGCAGGGAGTACCCGGCACGGACGAGCATCATAGCCCTCGCCAACCCCCGTGGCGGTCTCTTCAACGAGCGCGACGTCGTCCAGGAGTTGGAGAGGCTTGGCCTCGACTACACGATGCTCAGCCGCTTTGACATCAAGATAGCGATCTACAACAAGACCATTAGGAACAGGAGGGTAGCCCTCGAGCGCGCCTCCCTCAGGAAAAAGATGGACGAGGCTGGCTACGTCAAGACGAAGAGCAAAGAGAGAGGTCACGGCTTTGTGTTCACAAGGGAGCTACTGTCCAAATACCTCGCCTACGTCAGGGAGAAAGCGCCCACCGTTCCCGTCGACGTCGAGGGGTACCTCATAGAGGTCATAGACCGGGAGCTTCAGAAGCTTGAGAACGCCGGCTTCGAATCAAGCCTTTTGGCCGACCTCTTCCGCATCCACGACGCCGTGACGAGGGTCTCCACAGCGGTGGCGAAGCTACTCAACGAGGACGAGGTGACGAAGCTCGACGTGGATATAGCCGCCGCCCTTGTGTTCTACAGCTACCGCCTCAGCGCCGCGCTTGAGCGCTACGAGCGCGAGCAGGAAGCCCTCGATTTTATCCGCACCCTCCCGATGAGTATGAAGTCGGACAAGTTCATTGTGGCCCTTGGCGACCTCGTTGGCCTCAACAAGGCGAAGAAGTTCGTCACGATAGTCAGGGAGCACAAGCTCGCCTCGGTCAAAAAGAAGGATAAAGACAGGGAGTACATCTATTTCAAGGAGGGCTTCGTGGACGTCCTCAAGGCCTACCTCGCCCTGGAGGGCATCGTCAGCGAGGGTGGGGAGGTGAAGTCCGCCCGCCTACGCGAGCGCCTCGAGGAGCTGGCAAGGGGGGAAGAACAGCAGAAGCTCATCGACTTCGACGAGCTCACCGACGCCGAGCTCTTCGCCTGACCCCCTTTCTACCCCCTCTTTTCCCAGGCCCCATCGGCCCCGGCCTTGAACCCACGGTTCTGGTGTTACACGTTGTTGCGGGAAAGCTCAAGTTTTTGGGTAGTCCTGCGGGTGTCCCGTTCAATTGCGACCAAAAATTTCCCAAAATATTGTAACATAGAGTTGGCCCCAAAAGCCCCAAGGGCCCCAGGGCATATAGAGTCAAGTCATCAACCCTGACCCCCTGCCCAGAATCTTGATGGCAACACCTCGATGGGGTTGGGGCCAATGGGGCCTCTGGGGCTGGGCCAGCACAGGGAAGCTACTCGTCCCTTGAAAAGTCAGGAACTGCTGTCGCCCTACTCGTGTCTGTAGGGGGTGTGAGGACAAAATTTGCAAGTGGCCGTACAAGTTGGGGTGACTACGCATCGGCCTCTCCCGCTCTTTTAAACCGGTTCCCCCTCCCACTGCCGGACAACAAGGGGGTGACGGGATATGGGTGAAAGCGGCTACACAGGTTACAGGGTTGATGCAACGTTTAGGTTCGGGGAGATAAGGAGGGAGAACCTGCAGAGGTTCGTGTTCCAGCTGGCTGAGGTTTTTAGTAAGGAGCGGAACGTCGGGCGTGACCTTGCAAGTGAGCTCGAGAAGTGTAACGTAGACGTCCTACACAACGTTGAGGTGACCCTGTTCCGCGGAGAAAGTGGTGCTATGGCCAGTATTACTGGTGATGAGGTTGTAATACGCCTCATCTACGGGTACTCTACTCCTGGACGCTGGAAGCTGGACGACATCTTGAACACCTGCACCACGTCGATTGAGTGATCTTTTCTTCTCCACAATGTTTATGGCATTGTACTCGTTCTCTTCCAAGGTGGTCAACAAGTCTATTCCAATATATGGTGTTAAAAAAGGAGATCCCGAACACGGCAGAAACTTATGACAGATCCTTCAGTAGTCTCGAGATGTCTTCCCCGTACATCTCGTGTAACTCCCTTTTTAGCTCCTGTACTTTGAGCTCGATTGCCTCAGAGAGGGCCAAGTGTTCGGC contains:
- a CDS encoding damage-control phosphatase; its protein translation is MRIHYECIACAVNQAQKIAEMSTEDFEKRRRAMLFVARKLGELFSEDSIPAVSGGILFLELYRFLGDDDPFNGYKETSTRLARKVARDIGVPKDFKAALKLAIAGNVIDFAVGYDPSKMEEDIFGVTGEELRVDHSDELLRALENAGVLLYLTDNCGEVYFDRLLLEFIRRRFPGLRIYVAAKDGPIINDATVADLLEAGFNEFAEVISTGSRLPGTPLEHSSGEFRRIFNAADVIIAKGQANFETLSDLGDSRVFFLLKAKCPPIARELGVERGSLLCVRGGKIDD
- the mtnP gene encoding S-methyl-5'-thioadenosine phosphorylase, translated to MPRIAIIGGSGVYDPKLLQNIREEFVSTPYGKVRVKIGEYDGEEIAFLARHGEGHSVPPHKINYRANIWALHELGVERILSTSAVGSLNEAMKPGDFVVLDQLIDFTKTRHYTFYDGDDSPHDRKFVAHVDFTDPYCPELRKALITAAKELGFDYHPTGTYACMEGPRFETRAEIRALKILGADVVGMTQCPEAALARELEMCYASVAIVTNFAAGISTQKLTHTEVVELMAQKSEEIKYLLMKSIKYIPKERHCACKDALKGATGE
- a CDS encoding integrase, with protein sequence MNPGQRRGRHRKSEFFGNEGGIWEYAGVKGEFGEWLHKRKGLADRTRREYVRRLEKFFNKYKIRTLHDLEAALEAEGNPRNLAKALRNYIAFLLEKGVIDEAYYNELKKRIVIRSTGTDLYVPDDAEVRGWYEKRGEWEEPYQLVFELILFSGIRVSEALKVLSEFEPSRLHINDQYAYYDLGWSRGSKKSWVVFMPPELANRLKRLTVTDDGVYSYFSKRKIHLKYLRKWFINKALEAGAPVNVVKFLAGHSLSGDITSLHYIDMLGQARRYYPDILYNIRTATKSL
- a CDS encoding NAD(P)/FAD-dependent oxidoreductase, translating into MMKYDVVVVGASAGGITTALAARRFYPDKSILVIKKEDVGIISCGIPYVFGTLKSIDEDLIPLDMFFKPTGIDVLVDEVTHIDPKAKLVRTRGGEEIRWEKLVIATGSRPVLPQVPGFDLDGVHTIPKDYEYLKELKERVKEAENVVIIGGGFIALEVGDEIRKLGKNVTLVVRSRLLRNSFDPEFSEMVENRLREAGVDIVYGHVERLLGGGRVEGVKLVDGTELPADLVIFSIGYRPNVELAVKAGLKVTRYGIWTDEYMRTSHPDIFAVGDCVEHRDFFTGKPYTLMLASTATFEARIAGANLFRLQIVRENRRTIGVYATHVAGLTLAAAGLTEEAARKEGFEVIVGYGKAPDKHPAVFPGTSMITAKLIFSRDRGAILGAQIAGGESVGEMINVLALAIQKRLTASELYTLQIATHPLLTASPVAYPILQAAEDALAKLRT
- a CDS encoding ATP-binding protein; this encodes MPKTFTLEDMIDDVEASIIDTPKEVRPSLKKLKAGLFKYLNAEERLERAKARKDAMEIEATQNELVRAGQDISKALVEFVSEVDDWLSKIEERDDLFEAAARYKADPLSVGEKTQGELLKVTGRAIILQDLIIRMLHTPRLIDLNNAVEVLLEGLISRLEKLDDLRVVNRYAFELPDASDPHYKVILRPSKKAVYVYPLKSLDDLVPLNIEMIRKELDDGFRGEILLLRPDPKHTPGTLNLREVTSAHLYRPFKARARVIQSEFPTTRLYYARVDPEDDIFRRMLLHQEAYDGHGKRIKAVPDLRNVRVDVQELILEDVENSDFIMPAYVEHDLVGKLEVGREYVFIVIPIETDPQKREGGIKLYITAYEDASATEPTEEDLKKFEEFKRLSPAEKLRVLTEDFAWFIFPEHAGFTLKDQVRTMKLAMLLSALRASSALENTRGMIHTLVIGELATGKSEVARELVKITPKSRFIQVKTSLAGLIGTTTRLDGKQVVRPGVLAQVDGGTVVIDELDKFNEKKKEELAALNNAMEQGSVTITQDGTSREYPARTSIIALANPRGGLFNERDVVQELERLGLDYTMLSRFDIKIAIYNKTIRNRRVALERASLRKKMDEAGYVKTKSKERGHGFVFTRELLSKYLAYVREKAPTVPVDVEGYLIEVIDRELQKLENAGFESSLLADLFRIHDAVTRVSTAVAKLLNEDEVTKLDVDIAAALVFYSYRLSAALERYEREQEALDFIRTLPMSMKSDKFIVALGDLVGLNKAKKFVTIVREHKLASVKKKDKDREYIYFKEGFVDVLKAYLALEGIVSEGGEVKSARLRERLEELARGEEQQKLIDFDELTDAELFA